The genomic interval TGTGCAGCAGCAACAGCAATGTCAACAGGATTTAAAACGAATAATGGTATTATAGGAAAATCGCCTGACAAAAAAATAGCGTATGAAAACATATCTCAAAAAGCAAAAAAAGCAGGTTTTAAAGTAGGTATATTATCTAGTGTAATGATAGATCACGCTACTCCAGCTTCCTTTTATGCACATCAAGATTCTCGTAATATGTATTACGAAATTAGCATGGAGCTACCCAATTATAATATTGATTATTTTGGAGGAGGAGGCTTCCATCATCCTAAAGGAAAAAAAGGAGATCAACCAGATTCATTTGAAAATGCTATTAAAAAGGGCTATACCATAGCAGACTCTCATGAGGAATTTAATAAACTGAAAAATGGCGATGAAAAAATAATTGCCATAAATCCTGAAAAGTATCCTACAGGAGAATTTTACTGGGCTATTGATAAAAAAGAAGACGCGCTTTCTCTTGCCGATTTTACAAAAAAAGGGATTGAAGTGATTGATAATGATAAAGGTTTTTTTATGATGGTAGAAGGCGGTAAAATTGATTGGGCATGTCATGGAAACGATGGTGTATCCATGGTACATGAAGTAATTGCGTTTAATGATGCTATAAAAGAAGCTTTTGAATTTTATAAAGAACGACCAGATGAAACATTAATAATAGTTACTGCAGATCATGAAACAGGAGCTCTAACTACAGGGATAAATTATGCCACACATCCTGAATTGTTGAAATACCAAATAATTTCAGTTCAAGAGTTTAAAAGAAAAATGACAGAACTTAAAAATACGGATCCAAAAGTTTCTTTCAATACCATTTTAGATTTAGTGCAGGCAGATTTTGGCTTAGGAAACAAGGATGTCGGTTTGTCTTTAGATGATAAAGAATTAGCCCTATTAAAATCTGCCTACAATAAGCAGTTTAAAGGACATAAGAAAGTAAACGCGGATGCCGATTATTTAACTAAAACCAAGACAAAATCCATGGGAGAAACAGCTGCCTATATTTTGAATGAAAAGGCAGGAATAAATTGGGGTTCTGGCAATCATTCTGGTACACCAATTCCTGTTCGAGTTATAGGTAAAGGTCAAGAAGAGTTCTCAGAATATTTCGATAATACCGATTTACCAAAAAAAATCCTGAAACTTATGGGTATCTAAATGAATCATTTTAGATGAAATTCTTTTAAAAATATCTTCAATTAATAGGGGAAAAGGGAATAATATTCCATTGTCGAAGTTCCGAGATACTTTTTATCTGCTAACATAACAAGAAGTATTAACTTAATAAAAATATAATTAATTTAAAATTCACGAAACATGAAATACTCACTATTACTCGCGCTATTCTTAATACAATTCATTGGTTATTCGCAATCGACTGATGTAAAAACCGGTTCTGAAAAAGGTGAAGACAAGTTGTTATTAACAGTTTTTCTTAAACATGATCAAAGTATGAATTTAAATGAAATTGAAAAAATAAGAACTGATCAAGGGTTTTATGAAAATTTTCCGCCAGAAGGCGTTTCTGTAGTTAATTGGTTTGTAGTTATGGGAATTGGCCAAATGGTAGTATTAGAACTGCCTGCTTCAAAATTATCAGCTGTAAATCTTGCTATTGAAAGAACAGCATGGAAAGCTTTTAAATCAGAGATGTATCCAACCTATGATTTATACCCTATTATGGAAAAAAAGTTAAAGAATAAGTCGAAGGTTACTTTTTAGCATTTTAGCTGTTGAATTGCGTAACCTGAATACTCTTTTTTAATGCGTAGAAATAAAATAAACCATTAATAAGGTATCACTAAAAATAAATATATGAAACGTAAAATAATATTATTAACTATAAGTTTAATTTGTTTTCTTGCTGTAGATGCGCAAAACATTGTATATGTATATGGAGATGTTGCTGCTGATGGTATGCTACCATCGGGAAGTAAAAAACCATTTCACCAAATGCGTTTGAATGATGAAGGAGCATTAGGGATGAGTGGTTTTAAAAAAGCATTAGATGCTGTTGGGTTTACTGTAAACGAAGTTTACGATCAAGAAATTGTAATTAATGCCGAATTTTTAAAGTCGATTGATGTTTTAATTTTAGGCTCAAATCAGCGAGTTTTTAACAAAGCTGAAGCTAAAGCCTTAAAGCGTTGGGTGAAAAAAGGTGGCGGAGTAATTGCTTGGTCAGATAGTGGATTTGGTGGTGAGTATAGCATTGTAGGTGTGGATAATGAAGTAGGGAGAATTTCTGACAATGCTTTAATGGAGCAATTTGGTATGTATTTTTTGACTGATAATGGTGCGGGAAACTATTTGGTAAATGAGTATACACAAGATCACTTTATTAATAAAAACAATAAACATAAAGGCGTTGCTTTTAGGGGAGAAGGCGTAAGTTTTATCCGTGTTTCCAAACCGGCAGTAATTTTAGCGAAAGCGCAAGAAGGCGGATTAGGCGGTAGGTTAGTTGTAAATTCAAATGATGGTAAATTTAATGAAAATACTGATGTAGCTTTAGCAATAACAGAAATAGGTAAAGGAAGAGTAATAGGTGTTTTTGATCGTAATTTGTTTTGGAATGCCGGAGCTGGTACCCGTTTAAGTCATTCTGATAATAGAGTATTTGCACAACGAATTGCACTTTGGGCAGCAGGTCTCGAGTATGAGCAACGTTTTGCAAATGACACCAATGCTATAGTTTCTGCAATAAATACACCACCAACCATTACTATTGATTATATGTATTCAAAAACTGATAACAGTCTTGCAATTACAACTGTGATTACTGACGAGGATAAAGATGCCATTAGTCTGGAAATAGTATGGAAGCAAGTAAAAGGTCCTGTCGATTGTGAATTCGAAAATAATAACCCAAATACTACAACACCACGTATTTTTATGCCCAAAGCAGGTAAATATGTTTTTAAAGCAACTGTTTTAGATGGTGAATTTGAAATTAATAAATTCTTAAACTTTGTAAGGGAGTAAATTTATTAAAATGAAAGTAAAAGAATGATGTTTTTAAAATCTAAAAAGGTTTTAAAAACATCATTTTCTTTATAGTATTATCTACCTCATGTAATGTTCAAAACAAAAAGAGTAATCAAATTATAGATAATGATGGCAACCTATTTTCTGTTGCAGATGAAATTATGATGCTATTACGTTAAAAAGGTATGGGAGAGAAACATGCTATTTCGTGAATGCAGATTTTGAACCAAAGGCAATTGATGAAAATTCTGGTAGAAGTTTAGAGGTTTTTACTACTGAATCTGGACTGTAATTTTATTCAGGAAATCATCTAAATAATTTAGAAGGCAAAAACGATGTTTTATATCAAAAAAGAGCAGCGTTTTGTATCGATACACAACATTTTCCAAATAGTCCTAATCAAACCAACTTTCCATCAACTTTATTATTAATAGGAGAAAAATATTTTTCAAGAACTACTTGTAAGTTTAATGTTTATAAGTGATTGCTAGAATTTAGTAATACTTTTAAAATAGAATTTAATTCTTATAATGCAAGAATTGTTCTACTAAAAGCAGTATTTGTTTTATAGCAATCTACATATTACAGTTAATTTTAAACCAATATTAAGTGATATTTTTTAAAACTACCTATTGGTCGGTTTATATAAAAAAAACTCATTTAATAGCAGTAAGTAACATCCGTAGAAATTTACAAATAAATACAATATAGATATGTTTAATAAAATTAATACAACTTTACTCTTATTATCAATTTGCTTTTTAAGCTGTAAAGAGACAAAAAAAGAAGCTGTTAAAGAAACACCTCAAAACAAAACTTCTTTGAAAGATAGTTTTAAAGAAGACTTTTTAATAGGTACGGCACTTAATACAGGGCAGATTAAAGAAGTAAATGCGGAGCAAACAGCTTTAATAACTAGGGAGTTTAATGCGATTACTCCAGAGAACGATTTAAAATGGGAGCAAATTCATCCTAAAAAAGATACTTATAATTTTGAGGTATCAGATGCTTATGTTGCTTTTGGTAATAAAAATAACATGCATGTTGTAGGGCATACTTTGCTGTGGCATAGTCAATTGGCACCTTGGGTACATGAAATTACAAATAAAGATACTTTAGTAAATAACATTACAAAACATATAAATACAATTGCGGGTAGATATAAAGGGAAAATAGATTCTTGGGATGTTGTAAATGAAGCTTTAAATGAAGATGGATCTCCGAGAGAATCTATGTTTTATAAAATTTTTGGAGATGAAAGCTATTTAGAATTGGCTTTTAAACTTGCGGAAAAAGCAGCACCAGATACAGAGCTAGTTTACAACGATTATAATCTATGGAAACCGGAAAAAAGAGAAGGAGTTATTAGAATTGTAAAAAACTTACAAGCAAAAGGTATCAAAGTTGATGCTGTAGGCATGCAAGCACATTGGAGCTTAGAGGGTCCATCTTTAGAAGATATTGAAAACAGTATAATTGCGTATTCAGAATTAGGAGTAAAAGTAATGTTTACAGAGTTAGATATTACCGTTCTGCCAAATCCTTGGGAATTGGATGGTGCTGCTGTAGAGCAAAGCTATGAAAGATACGAGAATGATCCTAAAATGAACCCTTACCCAAATGGATTAACAAAAGACATCGAACTAAAAATAGCAAAACGTTATGAAGATATTTTTAATCTTTTCTTAAAACACAAAGATAAAATTAGTCGTGTAACTTTTTGGGGGGTTAATGATGGACAATCTTGGTTAAATGATTGGCCAATTAAAGGGAGAACAAATTACCCATTACTTTTTGGAAGAGATGATAAACCAAAAGAAGTTTATAATAATGTAATTGCACTTAAAAATAAGGCGAACTAATAACTCTTAAAAATGACAACTATTTCACACAAATTATCTGTAAAAGAAAAAGTAGGTTATGCTCTTGGAGATTTAGCCGCCAATTTAGTTTTTCAAACTTTAGTAACCTATCTATCTTATTTTTATACAGATATTTATGGTCTAAAGCCAGAAGATGCCGCATTAGTAACCTTAACAGTTGGTCTTATAGCTGCGTTTGGTTTTAACCCAATAGTGGGTGCTTTGGCAGACAGAACCAATACTAAAATGGGTAAATTTAGACCATGGATTTTATGGACTGCAATACCTTTAGGAGTAACTGCATTGTTAGCTTTTTCTACGCCAGATTTTGAGTATCAAGGAAAAGTTATTTATGCTGTAATTACCTATACTTTACTGTTATTATTGTACTCAGCAAGTAATTTACCGTATGCTGCCTTGAGTGGAGTTATTACAGGAGATATGAAAGAGCGTAATAGTTTATCTGCATATCGATTTGTGGGTGTTTTAGGAGCTCAGTTTTTTGTACAAGTTTTTATGTACGATTTAATTTTAAAAGCAGGTGATGGTAACAAAGCTGTAGGTATGGAAACTGTAATGACCTATTTAGCAATTATAGGAACAGTAATGTTAATGATTACCTTTTTTACAACAAAAGAAAGAGTAATACCTAAGCCAGAACAAAAGTCTAGTTTAAAAGAAGATTTATCAGATTTGTTTAAAAATAAA from Polaribacter sejongensis carries:
- a CDS encoding alkaline phosphatase — encoded protein: MMIISMTLFCAIGYGQTKQNAKYVFLFIGDGMGASQVYTTEMYLNAKPNEIKSEKLLMNSFPVNSNMTNYSASSYVTTSCAAATAMSTGFKTNNGIIGKSPDKKIAYENISQKAKKAGFKVGILSSVMIDHATPASFYAHQDSRNMYYEISMELPNYNIDYFGGGGFHHPKGKKGDQPDSFENAIKKGYTIADSHEEFNKLKNGDEKIIAINPEKYPTGEFYWAIDKKEDALSLADFTKKGIEVIDNDKGFFMMVEGGKIDWACHGNDGVSMVHEVIAFNDAIKEAFEFYKERPDETLIIVTADHETGALTTGINYATHPELLKYQIISVQEFKRKMTELKNTDPKVSFNTILDLVQADFGLGNKDVGLSLDDKELALLKSAYNKQFKGHKKVNADADYLTKTKTKSMGETAAYILNEKAGINWGSGNHSGTPIPVRVIGKGQEEFSEYFDNTDLPKKILKLMGI
- a CDS encoding endo-1,4-beta-xylanase, with amino-acid sequence MFNKINTTLLLLSICFLSCKETKKEAVKETPQNKTSLKDSFKEDFLIGTALNTGQIKEVNAEQTALITREFNAITPENDLKWEQIHPKKDTYNFEVSDAYVAFGNKNNMHVVGHTLLWHSQLAPWVHEITNKDTLVNNITKHINTIAGRYKGKIDSWDVVNEALNEDGSPRESMFYKIFGDESYLELAFKLAEKAAPDTELVYNDYNLWKPEKREGVIRIVKNLQAKGIKVDAVGMQAHWSLEGPSLEDIENSIIAYSELGVKVMFTELDITVLPNPWELDGAAVEQSYERYENDPKMNPYPNGLTKDIELKIAKRYEDIFNLFLKHKDKISRVTFWGVNDGQSWLNDWPIKGRTNYPLLFGRDDKPKEVYNNVIALKNKAN